The Phoenix dactylifera cultivar Barhee BC4 unplaced genomic scaffold, palm_55x_up_171113_PBpolish2nd_filt_p 000125F, whole genome shotgun sequence genome includes a window with the following:
- the LOC103717021 gene encoding protein TOPLESS-RELATED PROTEIN 2 isoform X1 encodes MSSLSRELVFLILQFLDEEKFKETVHKLEQESGFYFNMKYFEDQVQAGEWDEVERYLGGFTKVEDNRYSMKIFFEIRKQKYLEALDRHDRAKAVEILVKDLKVFASFNEELFKEITQLLTLENFRQNEQLSKYGDTKSARNIMLMELKKLIEANPLFRDKLTFPPFKASRLRTLINQSLNWQHQLCKNPRPNPDIKTLFTDHSCAAPTNGARAPAPANGPLVGPIPKSGAFPPIGAHSPFQPVVSPSASAIAGWMTNANPSLPHAAVAQGPPGLVQPPGTAAFLKQPRTPTSAPGMDYQTADSEHLMKRMRTGQSDEVSFSGVSHPSNMYSRDDIPKTVVRTLNQGSNVMSLDFHPVQQTILLVGTNVGDIGIWEVGSRERIAHKTFKVWDISACSLPLQAALMKDATISVNRCLWNPDGSILGVAFSKHLVQLYAFSPNGELRQQLEIDAHIGGVNDIAFSHPNKSLSIITCGDDKMIKVWDASTGQKQYMFEGHEAPVYSVCPHYKESIQFIFSTAIDGKIKAWLYDCLGSRVDYDAPGHWCTTMSYSADGTRLFSCGTSKDGDSHLVEWNETEGAIKRTYSGFRKRSLGVVQFDTTRNRFLAAGDEFMIKFWDMDNTSILTTTDADGGLPASPRLRFNREGSLLAVTTSDNGIKILANTDGQRLLRMLESRAFEGSRGPSQQINMKSPLVNALGSVSNVSSPLAATPERSDRILPAVSMSSLAPMESSRMADVKPRISDDADKIKSWKLPEIVDSAHLKALRLPDSMTTSKVVRLLYTNSGLAVLALASNAIHKLWKWQRTERNPSGKSTASVAPQLWQPSNGILMTNETNDSNPEEASACIALSKNDSYVMSASGGKVSLFNMMTFKVMTTFMPPPPAATFLAFHPQDNNIIAIGMEDSTIQIYNVRVDEVKTKLKGHQKKITGLAFSQSLNVLVSSGADAQLCVWSIDGWEKKKSRFIQAPASRAAPLVGDTKVQFHNDQAHLLVVHESQLAIYDSKLECLRSWYPRDVLPAPISSAIYSCDGLLVYAGFCDGAVGVFEADTLSLRCKIAPSAYISPSISSAGSVCPIVIAAHPSESNQIALGMSDGAVHVIEPSDAEPKWGVVPSQDNGAHPSMSNPALTTNQASEAPPR; translated from the exons ATGTCATCGTTGAGTAGGGAACTAGTTTTCCTGATACTGCAGTTCTTGGACGAGGAGAAGTTCAAAGAAACTGTCCACAA GTTGGAGCAAGAATCGGGCTTTTACTTTAATATGAAATATTTTGAGGATCAAGTCCAGGCAGGGGAATGGGATGAAGTTGAACGGTATCTTGGTGGGTTCACAAAGGTTGAGGACAATCGCTACTCCATGAAAATCTTCTTCGAGATTAGGAAGCAGAAGTACCTTGAAGCACTTGATAG GCATGACAGGGCAAAAGCTGTCGAGATACTTGTGAAGGACCTAAAGGTATTTGCTTCTTTCAATGAAGAACTTTTCAAGGAGATCACCCAATTACTCACCTTGGAGAATTTCAG GCAGAATGAGCAGCTTTCTAAGTATGGGGATACAAAGTCTGCCCGAAATATAATGCTCATGGAGCTTAAGAAGCTCATTGAAGCTAATCCTCTGTTTCGTGATAAGCTTACTTTCCCACCTTTTAAAGCTTCTAGGCTGCGTACACTGATCAACCAGAG TCTTAACTGGCAGCATCAGCTTTGCAAGAATCCACGCCCCAACCCTGATATCAAAACACTCTTTACTGATCACTCATGTGCTGCTCCCACCAATGGAGCCCGAGCTCCTGCTCCTGCCAATGGGCCCCTTGTAGGGCCTATTCCCAAGTCTGGGGCATTTCCTCCAATTGGTGCTCATAGT CCATTCCAACCGGTTGTTTCTCCATCTGCAAGTGCCATTGCAGGGTGGATGACAAATGCCAACCCATCTTTACCACATGCTGCTGTGGCGCAAGGACCCCCAGGGCTGGTGCAGCCTCCGGGTACGG CTGCATTTTTGAAGCAACCAAGGACTCCAACAAGTGCTCCTGGTATGGATTATCAAACAGCAGATTCTGAACACTTGATGAAGAGAATGCGTACTGGCCAGTCAGATGAG GTGTCATTCTCTGGTGTATCTCATCCATCTAATATGTATTCTCGAGATGATATTCCCAAAACAGTGGTACGGACCCTTAATCAGGGTTCGAATGTCATGAGCTTGGATTTCCATCCAGTACAACAAACAATTCTTCTAG TTGGAACCAATGTTGGTGATATTGGGATATGGGAAGTTGGATCTCGTGAAAGGATAGCACACAAGACTTTCAAGGTTTGGGATATCTCAGCTTGTTCTCTGCCCTTACAG GCAGCTTTAATGAAAGATGCTACAATATCCGTCAATCGGTGCTTATGGAATCCTGATGGATCTATTCTTG GTGTTGCATTTTCAAAGCATCTTGTTCAGTTATATGCTTTTAGTCCAAATGGAGAGCTGAGACAACAACTGGAG ATCGACGCTCATATAGGCGGCGTTAATGACATTGCCTTTTCCCATCCCAACAAGAGTTTGTCGATAATTACATGCGGTGATGACAAGATGATTAAG GTCTGGGATGCTTCAACAGGACAGAAGCAATACATGTTTGAAGGGCATGAAGCTCCTGTGTATTCTGTCTGCCCTCATTATAAGGAGTCTATCCag TTTATCTTCTCCACTGCTATTGATGGGAAAATCAAAGCATGGCTATATGATTGTTTGGGATCTAGAGTCGACTATGATGCACCTGGGCATTGGTGCACAACAATGTCATACAGCGCAGATGGAACAAG GCTCTTTTCATGTGGAACTAGTAAAGATGGCGATTCCCATTTAGTTGAGTGGAATGAGACTGAAGGAGCTATTAAAAGGACATACTCTGGCTTCAGAAAACGTTCGTTAGGTGTTGTCCAGTTTGACACAACTAGGAACCGATTCCTTGCTGCGGGAGATGAATTTATGATTAAATTTTGGGACATGGATAATACCAGTATACTAACCACTACAGATGCAGATGGTGGTTTGCCT GCAAGTCCACGTCTAAGATTCAATAGAGAAGGTTCATTGCTTGCAGTTACAACAAGCGACAATGGTATTAAAATCTTGGCTAACACTGATGGGCAGCGCTTGCTAAGGATGCTTGAAAGTAGGGCATTTGAGGGATCTCGAGGGCCTTCCCAACAGATCAACATGAAG TCTCCACTTGTCAATGCGTTGGGTTCTGTTTCTAATGTTTCTAGCCCATTAGCAGCCACCCCTGAGCGCTCTGATCGAATCTTACCTGCTGTCTCAATGAGTAGCCTG GCTCCTATGGAAAGTAGTAGGATGGCAGATGTTAAGCCAAGGATTTCAGATGATGCTGACAAGATCAAAAGCTGGAAGTTACCTGAAATTGTGGACTCTGCTCACCTCAAAGCCTTACGGTTACCTGATTCCATGACAACTAGCAAG GTTGTGCGTTTGTTATATACAAACTCTGGACTAGCAGTGTTGGCCCTTGCCTCCAACGCCATACATAAGCTGTGGAAATGGCAGCGTACTGAACGAAATCCATCTGGCAAG TCTACTGCATCTGTTGCCCCTCAGTTGTGGCAACCATCAAATGGAATTCTCATGACCAATGAAACAAATGATAGCAACCCAGAAGAAGCAAGTGCATGTATTGCTTTGTCAAAGAATGACTCATATGTTATGTCTGCATCTGGTGGGAAGGTTTCTTTGTTCAACATGATGACATTCAAG GTTATGACAACTTTCATGCCACCCCCTCCTGCAGCCACCTTCCTGGCGTTCCACCCTCAAGACAACAATATTATTGCCATAGGAATGGAAGATTCTACCATTCAAATATACAATGTTCGGGTTGATGAG GTGAAAACCAAGCTCAAGGGTCACCAGAAGAAGATCACTGGCCTTGCATTTTCCCAGTCATTAAATGTGCTTGTCTCTTCAGGAGCTGACGCACAG CTGTGTGTGTGGAgcatagatggatgggagaagaagaaatcaaGATTTATTCAGGCACCAGCTAGTCGTGCTGCCCCATTAGTTGGGGACACGAAAGTTCAGTTTCATAATGATCAGGCACATCTTTTGGTTGTTCATGAAAGCCAACTGGCCATCTATGACAGCAAGCTTGAATGCTTGCGCTCG TGGTATCCAAGAGATGTGCTGCCAGCACCAATTTCAAGTGCGATATACTCTTGCGACGGTTTGTTGGTATATGCTGGATTCTGTGATGGTGCAGTTGGAGTTTTTGAAGCAGACACTCTGAGTCTTCGTTGCAAGATTGCACCTTCTGCCTACATATCACCATCCATTTCTAG TGCTGGATCTGTTTGTCCCATAGTGATTGCTGCCCACCCATCAGAATCCAACCAGATAGCCCTAGGAATGAGCGATGGTGCGGTTCATGTGATCGAGCCATCGGATGCTGAGCCAAAATGGGGAGTGGTGCCATCTCAGGACAACGGAGCTCACCCATCCATGTCCAATCCAGCGCTGACTACTAATCAGGCATCTGAAGCCCCTCCTAGGTGA
- the LOC103717021 gene encoding protein TOPLESS-RELATED PROTEIN 2 isoform X2, whose translation MSSLSRELVFLILQFLDEEKFKETVHKLEQESGFYFNMKYFEDQVQAGEWDEVERYLGGFTKVEDNRYSMKIFFEIRKQKYLEALDRHDRAKAVEILVKDLKVFASFNEELFKEITQLLTLENFRQNEQLSKYGDTKSARNIMLMELKKLIEANPLFRDKLTFPPFKASRLRTLINQSLNWQHQLCKNPRPNPDIKTLFTDHSCAAPTNGARAPAPANGPLVGPIPKSGAFPPIGAHSPFQPVVSPSASAIAGWMTNANPSLPHAAVAQGPPGLVQPPAAFLKQPRTPTSAPGMDYQTADSEHLMKRMRTGQSDEVSFSGVSHPSNMYSRDDIPKTVVRTLNQGSNVMSLDFHPVQQTILLVGTNVGDIGIWEVGSRERIAHKTFKVWDISACSLPLQAALMKDATISVNRCLWNPDGSILGVAFSKHLVQLYAFSPNGELRQQLEIDAHIGGVNDIAFSHPNKSLSIITCGDDKMIKVWDASTGQKQYMFEGHEAPVYSVCPHYKESIQFIFSTAIDGKIKAWLYDCLGSRVDYDAPGHWCTTMSYSADGTRLFSCGTSKDGDSHLVEWNETEGAIKRTYSGFRKRSLGVVQFDTTRNRFLAAGDEFMIKFWDMDNTSILTTTDADGGLPASPRLRFNREGSLLAVTTSDNGIKILANTDGQRLLRMLESRAFEGSRGPSQQINMKSPLVNALGSVSNVSSPLAATPERSDRILPAVSMSSLAPMESSRMADVKPRISDDADKIKSWKLPEIVDSAHLKALRLPDSMTTSKVVRLLYTNSGLAVLALASNAIHKLWKWQRTERNPSGKSTASVAPQLWQPSNGILMTNETNDSNPEEASACIALSKNDSYVMSASGGKVSLFNMMTFKVMTTFMPPPPAATFLAFHPQDNNIIAIGMEDSTIQIYNVRVDEVKTKLKGHQKKITGLAFSQSLNVLVSSGADAQLCVWSIDGWEKKKSRFIQAPASRAAPLVGDTKVQFHNDQAHLLVVHESQLAIYDSKLECLRSWYPRDVLPAPISSAIYSCDGLLVYAGFCDGAVGVFEADTLSLRCKIAPSAYISPSISSAGSVCPIVIAAHPSESNQIALGMSDGAVHVIEPSDAEPKWGVVPSQDNGAHPSMSNPALTTNQASEAPPR comes from the exons ATGTCATCGTTGAGTAGGGAACTAGTTTTCCTGATACTGCAGTTCTTGGACGAGGAGAAGTTCAAAGAAACTGTCCACAA GTTGGAGCAAGAATCGGGCTTTTACTTTAATATGAAATATTTTGAGGATCAAGTCCAGGCAGGGGAATGGGATGAAGTTGAACGGTATCTTGGTGGGTTCACAAAGGTTGAGGACAATCGCTACTCCATGAAAATCTTCTTCGAGATTAGGAAGCAGAAGTACCTTGAAGCACTTGATAG GCATGACAGGGCAAAAGCTGTCGAGATACTTGTGAAGGACCTAAAGGTATTTGCTTCTTTCAATGAAGAACTTTTCAAGGAGATCACCCAATTACTCACCTTGGAGAATTTCAG GCAGAATGAGCAGCTTTCTAAGTATGGGGATACAAAGTCTGCCCGAAATATAATGCTCATGGAGCTTAAGAAGCTCATTGAAGCTAATCCTCTGTTTCGTGATAAGCTTACTTTCCCACCTTTTAAAGCTTCTAGGCTGCGTACACTGATCAACCAGAG TCTTAACTGGCAGCATCAGCTTTGCAAGAATCCACGCCCCAACCCTGATATCAAAACACTCTTTACTGATCACTCATGTGCTGCTCCCACCAATGGAGCCCGAGCTCCTGCTCCTGCCAATGGGCCCCTTGTAGGGCCTATTCCCAAGTCTGGGGCATTTCCTCCAATTGGTGCTCATAGT CCATTCCAACCGGTTGTTTCTCCATCTGCAAGTGCCATTGCAGGGTGGATGACAAATGCCAACCCATCTTTACCACATGCTGCTGTGGCGCAAGGACCCCCAGGGCTGGTGCAGCCTCCGG CTGCATTTTTGAAGCAACCAAGGACTCCAACAAGTGCTCCTGGTATGGATTATCAAACAGCAGATTCTGAACACTTGATGAAGAGAATGCGTACTGGCCAGTCAGATGAG GTGTCATTCTCTGGTGTATCTCATCCATCTAATATGTATTCTCGAGATGATATTCCCAAAACAGTGGTACGGACCCTTAATCAGGGTTCGAATGTCATGAGCTTGGATTTCCATCCAGTACAACAAACAATTCTTCTAG TTGGAACCAATGTTGGTGATATTGGGATATGGGAAGTTGGATCTCGTGAAAGGATAGCACACAAGACTTTCAAGGTTTGGGATATCTCAGCTTGTTCTCTGCCCTTACAG GCAGCTTTAATGAAAGATGCTACAATATCCGTCAATCGGTGCTTATGGAATCCTGATGGATCTATTCTTG GTGTTGCATTTTCAAAGCATCTTGTTCAGTTATATGCTTTTAGTCCAAATGGAGAGCTGAGACAACAACTGGAG ATCGACGCTCATATAGGCGGCGTTAATGACATTGCCTTTTCCCATCCCAACAAGAGTTTGTCGATAATTACATGCGGTGATGACAAGATGATTAAG GTCTGGGATGCTTCAACAGGACAGAAGCAATACATGTTTGAAGGGCATGAAGCTCCTGTGTATTCTGTCTGCCCTCATTATAAGGAGTCTATCCag TTTATCTTCTCCACTGCTATTGATGGGAAAATCAAAGCATGGCTATATGATTGTTTGGGATCTAGAGTCGACTATGATGCACCTGGGCATTGGTGCACAACAATGTCATACAGCGCAGATGGAACAAG GCTCTTTTCATGTGGAACTAGTAAAGATGGCGATTCCCATTTAGTTGAGTGGAATGAGACTGAAGGAGCTATTAAAAGGACATACTCTGGCTTCAGAAAACGTTCGTTAGGTGTTGTCCAGTTTGACACAACTAGGAACCGATTCCTTGCTGCGGGAGATGAATTTATGATTAAATTTTGGGACATGGATAATACCAGTATACTAACCACTACAGATGCAGATGGTGGTTTGCCT GCAAGTCCACGTCTAAGATTCAATAGAGAAGGTTCATTGCTTGCAGTTACAACAAGCGACAATGGTATTAAAATCTTGGCTAACACTGATGGGCAGCGCTTGCTAAGGATGCTTGAAAGTAGGGCATTTGAGGGATCTCGAGGGCCTTCCCAACAGATCAACATGAAG TCTCCACTTGTCAATGCGTTGGGTTCTGTTTCTAATGTTTCTAGCCCATTAGCAGCCACCCCTGAGCGCTCTGATCGAATCTTACCTGCTGTCTCAATGAGTAGCCTG GCTCCTATGGAAAGTAGTAGGATGGCAGATGTTAAGCCAAGGATTTCAGATGATGCTGACAAGATCAAAAGCTGGAAGTTACCTGAAATTGTGGACTCTGCTCACCTCAAAGCCTTACGGTTACCTGATTCCATGACAACTAGCAAG GTTGTGCGTTTGTTATATACAAACTCTGGACTAGCAGTGTTGGCCCTTGCCTCCAACGCCATACATAAGCTGTGGAAATGGCAGCGTACTGAACGAAATCCATCTGGCAAG TCTACTGCATCTGTTGCCCCTCAGTTGTGGCAACCATCAAATGGAATTCTCATGACCAATGAAACAAATGATAGCAACCCAGAAGAAGCAAGTGCATGTATTGCTTTGTCAAAGAATGACTCATATGTTATGTCTGCATCTGGTGGGAAGGTTTCTTTGTTCAACATGATGACATTCAAG GTTATGACAACTTTCATGCCACCCCCTCCTGCAGCCACCTTCCTGGCGTTCCACCCTCAAGACAACAATATTATTGCCATAGGAATGGAAGATTCTACCATTCAAATATACAATGTTCGGGTTGATGAG GTGAAAACCAAGCTCAAGGGTCACCAGAAGAAGATCACTGGCCTTGCATTTTCCCAGTCATTAAATGTGCTTGTCTCTTCAGGAGCTGACGCACAG CTGTGTGTGTGGAgcatagatggatgggagaagaagaaatcaaGATTTATTCAGGCACCAGCTAGTCGTGCTGCCCCATTAGTTGGGGACACGAAAGTTCAGTTTCATAATGATCAGGCACATCTTTTGGTTGTTCATGAAAGCCAACTGGCCATCTATGACAGCAAGCTTGAATGCTTGCGCTCG TGGTATCCAAGAGATGTGCTGCCAGCACCAATTTCAAGTGCGATATACTCTTGCGACGGTTTGTTGGTATATGCTGGATTCTGTGATGGTGCAGTTGGAGTTTTTGAAGCAGACACTCTGAGTCTTCGTTGCAAGATTGCACCTTCTGCCTACATATCACCATCCATTTCTAG TGCTGGATCTGTTTGTCCCATAGTGATTGCTGCCCACCCATCAGAATCCAACCAGATAGCCCTAGGAATGAGCGATGGTGCGGTTCATGTGATCGAGCCATCGGATGCTGAGCCAAAATGGGGAGTGGTGCCATCTCAGGACAACGGAGCTCACCCATCCATGTCCAATCCAGCGCTGACTACTAATCAGGCATCTGAAGCCCCTCCTAGGTGA